The proteins below come from a single Roseiflexus sp. RS-1 genomic window:
- a CDS encoding NUDIX domain-containing protein, which produces MAPQPWRTRASRDIYRNTWVRLREDIAELPDGRTTIYSVLTPGIGQCVGVLPFLPDGRVVMIRQYRYVYGEGHRWEMPTGGMHEGETPEEAAQRELQEEIGYRAGRFEWISSYYTSKSVVEETAHLFLGFDLTPSSLPPDETEFLEIEAMPFEQVLDMVLRSDIRDSMTVTAVLHAARRLGV; this is translated from the coding sequence ATGGCGCCCCAACCCTGGCGCACACGCGCCTCACGCGACATCTACCGCAATACGTGGGTGCGGTTGCGTGAAGACATCGCAGAACTGCCTGATGGTCGCACAACGATCTACAGCGTCCTCACGCCGGGCATTGGTCAATGCGTTGGCGTGCTCCCGTTTCTGCCCGATGGACGGGTCGTCATGATCCGACAGTATCGCTATGTTTACGGCGAAGGGCACCGTTGGGAGATGCCGACTGGCGGGATGCACGAGGGAGAAACGCCGGAAGAAGCCGCACAGCGCGAGTTGCAGGAGGAGATCGGCTATCGCGCCGGACGTTTCGAGTGGATCAGCAGTTATTACACCTCGAAGAGTGTTGTGGAAGAAACGGCGCACCTGTTTCTTGGCTTCGATCTGACGCCATCGAGCCTGCCGCCCGATGAGACCGAATTTCTCGAAATCGAAGCCATGCCTTTTGAGCAGGTGCTGGACATGGTACTGCGCAGCGACATCCGCGACAGCATGACAGTCACGGCGGTGCTGCACGCTGCGCGACGGTTGGGTGTGTAG
- a CDS encoding gamma-glutamyl-gamma-aminobutyrate hydrolase family protein → MSRVCIGITCGTFYDRDWCPPSIGHRKTYIDAVVAAGGAPFLIPSIDDESALRALYERIDGLLLAGGGDIEPHHYGEAPLPALGVVDALRDRTELPLVRWAVAEGKPVLGICRGAQMVNVALGGALYQDIPSQIDTSLNHSDSYARQDWTYLAHTLRLSPDSRLRRILGSDELPINSLHHQSIKTVAPGLVAVGWAPDGVIEAIEGTNGHFLIGVQCHPEALQSEVDPRWRALFRRFIEACVQSKITA, encoded by the coding sequence ATGAGCAGAGTGTGCATCGGCATTACGTGTGGAACATTCTACGACCGCGACTGGTGTCCGCCCTCGATCGGGCACCGTAAGACCTATATTGACGCCGTCGTTGCCGCTGGCGGCGCGCCGTTCCTTATCCCGTCCATCGACGACGAATCGGCGTTGCGTGCATTGTACGAACGGATCGATGGGTTGTTGCTGGCAGGCGGCGGCGACATCGAGCCGCACCATTACGGCGAAGCGCCGCTTCCCGCGCTTGGCGTCGTCGATGCGCTGCGCGACCGCACCGAACTGCCTCTGGTGCGCTGGGCAGTCGCTGAAGGGAAACCGGTGCTCGGCATCTGCCGCGGCGCGCAGATGGTCAACGTTGCACTTGGCGGCGCCCTGTACCAGGATATCCCTTCACAGATCGACACATCGCTCAATCACTCCGATTCGTATGCCCGCCAGGACTGGACATATCTGGCGCATACGTTGCGCCTGTCGCCCGATTCGCGCCTGCGACGGATCCTTGGCAGTGATGAACTGCCGATCAACTCGTTGCACCATCAGTCGATCAAAACGGTTGCACCCGGGCTGGTTGCCGTCGGTTGGGCGCCGGACGGCGTTATCGAAGCCATCGAGGGCACGAATGGTCACTTTCTGATTGGCGTCCAGTGCCATCCCGAAGCGCTCCAGAGCGAGGTCGATCCACGCTGGCGCGCGCTGTTCCGCCGCTTCATCGAGGCATGCGTGCAGTCAAAGATCACGGCGTAG